The genomic window tttatttacacaagttatttacccgtacacttttctataggcacaatacagggggaaaccagcatgtcacactgcacgatacagcttaacacaggtcaacacaaagtttatctggtcaccaaggcacacacgaggtctttacaggagcagcacccaactccgtctcccggcttgttcctccgctcacagccagctgcgtcatgtttgcccaggtcccttcatgttaacacatgcccaggtcatccttttcatgttaaccctATATCGCCGAGCGTGACGAATTAGTTACGTTCGTTTCTAGTGAGTCCAGAGCTAAAGAAAATGGAGTGAGAGAGCTGTGAACGAGTGCAACGTTTCAGGCACGTTCTACTGCTCATATTTAAGGGATGGCAAATCTTCTCGCTTGTGGTACTTGGCAGCTGTCTGGTCCTCCCTAGCAGAGATCAGCTGACTGTGCCACGCCACACACTCCTCTCTGTTGTCATGTGCAAATGCAGTCTCACAGGTGagtttattgctttattattttatatcttttagacAACACTACACTGATCACATAGATGTGAAAAACGGATATGAAATTCATCATATACTTGTATTTTTTAGTGTCTGTTCATGTGTTACGATTTCGTTCACTTCGTCTGTCGAGTCAAAAAATGCTTGTTTGCTGACAGGTATGGATTCCTTTCGATTTTATGGAGTGAGGCGTGCTTTGGAGCGTGTTCTTCATGcccaaaaggaaaatgatgacagtgattttgatgataatacagaGGAATGTCCAGACTATGgtaagtatattttttgtgtgtttatgatataattcttatataacgCTCAATTGAGTGTTATATAAGCactaatttttttgtaataagagtaataagttCTGATGTTGCATGAAGGTGATTTTACTTGTACTGAAATATATTTCTATGCATgaaacaaatttattatattgttttagggAGTGATTACATGCCGGATGATGAAGAGCTGGAACGGGCACCGTTGATTGATGAACCTGATGACCCTCCTGAATCAAGACCAGGACCTTCACAGCAGAATCAAGGTCACAAGATGGCTTCCAGTAAAATAAACGTAGTGAGCACCCACTATGGCGTCAAATTGAAGGCCAGAACACTAGCTTAGACacatccgtgtggaccccggggtagaataggtccaacgtaccctctgcgtgtcgtaagaggcgactaaaagagggcggcaggaagggcatccggccgtaaaaacccctgccaagccaatacatgatgcggagaatcaggaatgca from Penaeus monodon isolate SGIC_2016 unplaced genomic scaffold, NSTDA_Pmon_1 PmonScaffold_11615, whole genome shotgun sequence includes these protein-coding regions:
- the LOC119568925 gene encoding uncharacterized protein LOC119568925, yielding MCKCSLTGMDSFRFYGVRRALERVLHAQKENDDSDFDDNTEECPDYGSDYMPDDEELERAPLIDEPDDPPESRPGPSQQNQGHKMASSKINVVSTHYGVKLKARTLA